The Streptomyces laurentii genome contains a region encoding:
- a CDS encoding FAD-binding dehydrogenase (identified by MetaGeneAnnotator; putative;~sequence version:1) has product MTTPPPRVRYQPLGRGEEKVSCAPVGLCPPCGGSASGPGHPPTRRRPYPGRGGAGGGANVSGAPSGQSASSGTASDSVPGGTRSVKQRVMVIFSWSGHLSYAEPDTRTITSTAPRTAGSR; this is encoded by the coding sequence ATGACCACTCCGCCCCCGCGGGTCCGATACCAGCCGCTCGGCCGTGGGGAGGAGAAGGTCAGCTGCGCGCCGGTCGGGTTGTGCCCGCCCTGCGGCGGGTCGGCGAGTGGCCCCGGCCACCCGCCGACCCGCCGCAGGCCGTATCCGGGGCGGGGCGGTGCGGGCGGCGGCGCGAACGTCAGCGGAGCACCGTCCGGACAGTCGGCGTCTTCCGGCACCGCGTCCGACTCCGTCCCGGGCGGCACCCGCAGCGTGAAGCAGCGGGTCATGGTGATCTTCTCGTGGTCGGGCCACTTGTCGTACGCCGAGCCGGACACGCGGACGATCACGTCGACGGCGCCGCGTACCGCGGGCAGCCGGTGA